Sequence from the Desulfuromonas acetoxidans DSM 684 genome:
GCAGAGTTCTTTATCCGGACAACGTCCCACCTACCTTAAGCTGGAGAACCGTTGACTCAAGGCGAATGACACAGCCGAATTCACAGAGTAGGTATTTATATCGAGTAGTAACGCACCGCATTTCAGTCAGAAATTAAGAAAAATTGTTGGCGAGAAGAGAGGAAGACAAACATACTCCTCTTCGTTGCTGAAAAAATAAAAAGCCCAACCACAGTCGTGATTGGGCTTTTGTATTTAATGGAGCGGGAAACGAGATTCGAACTCGCGACGTCAACCTTGGCAAGGTTGCACTCTACCACTGAGTTATTCCCGCGTTGAGCGAGACATTTTTTAACAAAAACACCACGATCAAGTCAAACAAAAAAAGTGGGAAAATAACATTTTTGTTTTTCCCCTCCTTTGACCTCAGACTCTAGTCTTGTGTGCCGGCCAGAACATTGTAGAACTTATACAGATAATCACCACCGGACCACATGGCCATGATGAAGGAAACATAGAAGAAGAAACTGCCGACGAACTGCATATCAACGTGAAAGATCTCCCACTGCAGCCCGAAAAACCAATAGTAATCATAATGCAGCAGCAAGGCGATAATCGCCACCATCTGGAAGATGGTCTTGTATTTCCCCAGATTGCTGGCAGCGATAACAATCCCTTCGGATGAGGCGATGGAGCGCAGTCCGGTCACGGTCACTTCACGGGCAATGATCAAAAACACCGCCCAGGCGGGCACGCGTCCCAGAGGGATCATCATGATCAGAGCCGCCATGACAATCAACTTGTCGGCCAACGGATCGAGAAACTTGCCCATGACGG
This genomic interval carries:
- the pgsA gene encoding CDP-diacylglycerol--glycerol-3-phosphate 3-phosphatidyltransferase, whose product is MKLNTSSLNLPNMLTLGRIACVPVVMLLLLSDSRTMGFWAAVVFSIAAITDWLDGYLARKWQLVTVMGKFLDPLADKLIVMAALIMMIPLGRVPAWAVFLIIAREVTVTGLRSIASSEGIVIAASNLGKYKTIFQMVAIIALLLHYDYYWFFGLQWEIFHVDMQFVGSFFFYVSFIMAMWSGGDYLYKFYNVLAGTQD